The following proteins are co-located in the Oceanimonas sp. GK1 genome:
- the rnd gene encoding ribonuclease D — protein sequence MTYTYIADNQSLADFCQTDATLLAIDTEFVRTRTFYARPGLYQLHDGTRTALVDPLAVTDLSPLWRLLHDSNRLCLLHAGGEDLELFQHQSGALPARVHDTQLAAAFLGLGAQLGFAPLVEQLLGVSLDKAHARTDWLARPLSAAQLSYAADDVIYLYPLYQQLHEQLAQKGLLDWFEQECEWAVKRRTVSVAPALAYLEMKNAWTLDRQALGILQRLCEWRLNEARKRDLAVNFVVREAHLLQVAERAPQSLSDLNRLGLDPMEIKRHGQTLLGLVQQALAAPESWPEPVKRLVDFPGYKAELKRIRGLVEQAGDASGVPAELIASKRLIHQYLSWKWRLEESEAAVPALLQGWRGDLLRTKLEG from the coding sequence ATGACTTATACATACATTGCCGATAATCAAAGCCTGGCGGACTTTTGCCAGACCGACGCCACCCTGCTGGCGATAGACACCGAGTTTGTTCGTACCCGCACCTTTTATGCCCGTCCCGGCCTGTACCAGCTGCACGACGGAACACGCACCGCCCTGGTCGATCCGCTGGCGGTCACCGATCTGAGCCCCTTGTGGCGACTGTTGCACGATTCAAACCGGCTGTGCCTGCTGCATGCGGGGGGAGAGGATCTGGAGTTGTTCCAGCATCAGAGCGGTGCCCTGCCGGCCCGGGTGCATGACACTCAACTGGCGGCCGCCTTTCTGGGCCTGGGCGCCCAGCTGGGCTTTGCCCCCCTGGTGGAGCAACTGCTGGGGGTCAGTCTCGACAAGGCCCATGCCCGCACCGACTGGCTGGCCCGGCCGTTGTCGGCGGCCCAGCTCAGCTACGCCGCCGATGACGTGATTTATCTTTATCCGCTGTACCAGCAGCTCCATGAGCAGCTGGCGCAAAAAGGCCTGCTGGACTGGTTTGAGCAGGAATGCGAATGGGCGGTGAAACGGCGGACCGTGAGCGTGGCGCCGGCGCTGGCGTATCTGGAAATGAAAAACGCCTGGACCCTGGACCGGCAGGCGCTGGGTATTTTGCAGCGGCTGTGCGAATGGCGGCTGAACGAGGCGCGCAAGCGGGATCTGGCGGTCAACTTTGTGGTGCGCGAGGCGCACCTGTTGCAGGTGGCCGAGCGGGCGCCGCAAAGCCTGAGTGATCTCAACCGACTGGGGCTGGATCCCATGGAGATCAAGCGCCACGGCCAGACGCTGCTGGGGCTGGTGCAGCAGGCCCTGGCGGCGCCGGAAAGCTGGCCCGAGCCGGTGAAGCGGCTGGTGGACTTTCCCGGCTACAAGGCGGAGCTCAAGCGCATTCGCGGCCTGGTGGAGCAGGCCGGTGACGCCTCTGGCGTGCCGGCGGAGCTGATTGCCTCCAAGCGGCTGATCCACCAGTACCTGAGCTGGAAATGGCGGCTGGAAGAAAGTGAAGCGGCGGTGCCGGCGCTGCTGCAGGGCTGGCGCGGCGACTTGCTGCGCACAAAGCTGGAAGGGTAA
- the minD gene encoding septum site-determining protein MinD, which produces MARIIVVTSGKGGVGKTTSSAAISTGLAKLGHKTVVIDFDIGLRNLDLIMGCERRVVYDFVNVINGDANLHQALIRDKRVEQLYILPASQTRDKDALTREGVEKVINDLHEMGFDYIICDSPAGIESGALMALYFADEAIVTTNPEVSSVRDSDRILGILSSKSRRAEQGLEPIREHLLLTRYSPERVNRGDMLSVEDVQEILAIPLLGVIPESQAVLKASNAGEPVILDGESDAGQAYSDTVARLLGEEREFRFLEEGKKGFFSRLFGS; this is translated from the coding sequence ATGGCACGGATAATCGTCGTCACTTCTGGTAAGGGAGGCGTGGGTAAAACCACCTCCAGCGCAGCCATCAGCACCGGCCTGGCCAAACTGGGTCATAAAACGGTGGTCATCGATTTCGACATCGGCCTGCGCAATCTCGATCTGATCATGGGCTGCGAACGCCGCGTGGTCTATGACTTTGTCAACGTCATCAATGGTGATGCCAACCTGCACCAGGCGCTGATCCGCGACAAGCGGGTCGAGCAACTCTACATTCTGCCCGCCTCGCAAACCCGGGACAAGGACGCCCTGACCCGGGAAGGCGTGGAAAAGGTCATTAACGATCTGCACGAAATGGGCTTTGACTACATCATTTGCGACTCGCCCGCCGGCATTGAAAGCGGCGCCCTGATGGCGCTGTATTTCGCCGACGAGGCCATCGTCACCACCAACCCGGAAGTGTCGTCGGTGCGCGACTCCGACCGCATTCTGGGTATCCTTTCCTCCAAGTCCCGCCGGGCCGAACAGGGCCTGGAGCCGATCAGGGAGCACCTGCTGCTGACCCGCTACTCCCCCGAGCGGGTGAACCGGGGCGACATGCTGAGCGTGGAAGACGTGCAGGAAATCCTGGCCATTCCGCTGCTGGGCGTGATCCCCGAGTCCCAGGCCGTGCTCAAGGCCTCCAACGCCGGCGAGCCGGTGATCCTCGACGGCGAGTCCGATGCCGGCCAGGCCTACAGCGACACCGTGGCCCGTCTGCTCGGCGAAGAGCGGGAGTTTCGTTTCCTCGAAGAAGGGAAGAAGGGATTTTTCAGCCGACTTTTTGGGAGTTAA
- a CDS encoding ATP-dependent DNA helicase: protein MDSTALFDPDGPLARAIDGFRPRAAQVEMSAAVARAMTDRIPLVVEAGTGTGKTYAYLAPALAAGKKVVVSTGSRNLQEQLYHRDLPTLIKALDYHHPVALLKGRANYLCIERLGRLNDAVPGLSAEALTDLQIVKRFAPLTTSGDVGDIPGLPERSEILPLVTSTNDNCAGRDCAHYQDCYLVKARNKAMEAQVVVVNHHLFFADMAVRDTGFGQLIPDAEVCILDEAHQLPEIAGQYFGQTQSSRQFVELSRDLRLAQKTEARDMAQLGKAADQLERCAQDFRLAFGLDTGRGQLRPALGRPAVAQALARLNDSLAFTHEVLKLALGRGEELDQCFERLIGLRTQLDALTRTEEHGYSFWYDCSRLHVALHKTPLSVAERFAVELAREETRWVFTSATLAVGASFEHFCADLGLSECRTLQLDSPFDYPRQSRLCVPRYLPETSGAGRGRLLANSLLDTLARVPGGSFFLCTSYQVMREVAEVLRARLDRTVLMQGEDNKVRLLERFSQDGRAVLVATGSFWEGIDVRGRALQCVVIDKLPFAAPDDPLLSARLEDCRRRGEDGFARVQLPKAIITLKQGVGRLIRDVDDKGVLVITDARLVNRAYGADFIASLPAMPRTRSLPDLNEFLSNLE, encoded by the coding sequence ATCGACAGTACCGCACTCTTCGACCCCGACGGGCCCCTGGCCCGAGCGATAGACGGGTTCCGCCCCCGCGCCGCCCAGGTGGAAATGTCGGCGGCGGTGGCCCGGGCCATGACCGACCGTATTCCGCTGGTGGTGGAAGCGGGTACCGGTACCGGCAAGACCTATGCTTACCTGGCGCCGGCGTTGGCTGCCGGCAAAAAGGTGGTGGTGAGCACCGGCTCGCGCAACCTGCAGGAGCAGCTCTATCACCGGGACCTGCCCACCCTGATCAAGGCGCTGGATTACCATCATCCGGTGGCCCTGCTCAAGGGCCGCGCCAATTACCTGTGCATCGAGCGGCTGGGGCGGCTCAACGATGCCGTGCCCGGCCTGTCGGCCGAGGCGCTGACCGATCTGCAGATAGTCAAACGCTTTGCGCCGCTCACCACCAGCGGTGACGTGGGGGATATTCCCGGCCTGCCCGAGCGCAGCGAGATACTGCCGCTGGTGACCAGCACCAACGACAACTGTGCCGGCCGAGACTGCGCCCATTATCAGGACTGTTACCTGGTCAAGGCCCGCAACAAGGCGATGGAAGCCCAGGTGGTGGTGGTGAACCATCATCTGTTTTTTGCCGACATGGCGGTGCGCGATACCGGCTTTGGTCAGCTTATTCCCGATGCCGAGGTGTGCATTCTTGACGAGGCCCATCAGTTGCCGGAGATCGCCGGCCAGTATTTTGGCCAGACTCAGTCCAGCCGGCAGTTTGTGGAGCTGTCACGGGATCTCAGGCTGGCGCAGAAAACCGAAGCCCGGGACATGGCCCAGCTGGGCAAGGCGGCGGATCAGCTGGAACGCTGTGCCCAGGACTTTCGCCTGGCCTTTGGCTTGGACACCGGCCGTGGCCAGCTGCGTCCGGCCCTGGGCCGGCCCGCGGTGGCGCAGGCCCTGGCCCGGCTTAACGACAGCCTGGCCTTTACCCACGAGGTGCTGAAACTGGCCCTCGGCCGGGGGGAAGAGCTGGATCAGTGCTTTGAGCGGCTGATTGGCCTGCGCACCCAGCTGGACGCCCTGACCCGAACCGAAGAGCACGGCTATTCCTTCTGGTATGACTGCAGCCGGCTGCACGTGGCGCTGCACAAAACGCCGCTGTCGGTGGCCGAGCGCTTTGCGGTCGAGCTGGCCCGGGAAGAAACTCGTTGGGTGTTTACCTCCGCCACCCTGGCGGTGGGCGCCAGTTTTGAACACTTTTGCGCCGATCTCGGGCTCAGCGAGTGCCGCACCTTGCAATTGGACAGCCCTTTTGATTACCCTCGCCAGTCGCGCCTGTGCGTGCCCCGCTATCTGCCCGAGACCAGCGGCGCGGGCCGGGGCCGGCTGCTGGCCAACAGCCTGCTCGACACCCTTGCCCGGGTACCCGGCGGCTCCTTTTTTCTGTGCACTAGCTACCAGGTGATGCGGGAAGTGGCCGAGGTGCTGCGTGCCCGCCTGGATCGCACCGTGCTGATGCAGGGGGAAGACAACAAGGTGCGGCTGCTGGAGCGCTTCAGTCAGGACGGACGGGCGGTGCTGGTGGCCACCGGCAGTTTCTGGGAAGGCATCGACGTGCGTGGCCGCGCCCTGCAGTGCGTGGTGATCGACAAGCTGCCCTTTGCCGCTCCCGACGATCCGCTGCTCAGCGCCCGGCTGGAAGACTGTCGCCGCCGGGGCGAAGACGGCTTTGCCCGGGTACAGCTGCCCAAGGCCATCATCACCCTCAAGCAGGGGGTGGGGCGGCTGATCCGTGACGTGGACGACAAGGGGGTATTGGTGATCACCGATGCCCGCCTGGTGAACCGGGCCTACGGCGCCGACTTTATTGCCAGTCTGCCGGCCATGCCGCGCACCCGCAGCCTGCCGGACCTGAACGAATTTTTGTCAAATCTGGAGTAA
- a CDS encoding YcgN family cysteine cluster protein: MQANFWQTKTLDEMTDDEWEALCDGCGKCCLNKLIDEDTDELVHTNVACELLNTHSCACSDYANRFARVPDCLKITRDKLSEFYWLPSTCAYRVLAEGKSLPSWHPLRTGSKSAMHRAGQSVRGKVVPESKAGDWEDHIITWAG; the protein is encoded by the coding sequence ATGCAGGCGAATTTCTGGCAGACCAAGACCCTCGACGAGATGACCGACGACGAGTGGGAGGCTCTGTGTGACGGTTGCGGCAAGTGCTGCCTCAACAAGCTGATAGACGAAGACACCGATGAGCTGGTGCACACCAATGTGGCCTGCGAGCTGCTCAATACCCACAGCTGCGCCTGCAGCGATTACGCCAACCGCTTTGCCCGGGTGCCCGACTGCCTGAAAATTACGCGGGACAAGCTGAGCGAATTTTACTGGCTGCCGTCGACCTGCGCCTACCGGGTGCTGGCGGAAGGCAAGTCATTGCCCTCCTGGCATCCGCTGCGCACCGGCTCCAAGAGCGCCATGCACCGAGCCGGTCAGTCGGTACGGGGCAAGGTAGTGCCGGAATCCAAGGCCGGCGACTGGGAAGATCACATCATTACCTGGGCCGGCTGA
- a CDS encoding ZIP family metal transporter, whose translation MTDVLLMILFTLMAGLAMPAGALLAQIERIHPHWLENEFRHSVVAFGGGALLSAVALVLVPEGAARLEASTAALCFTGGGLAFMVLDVLLAQFKTRAGQLAAMLSDFIPESLALGAAFAYGSQGSALLLAGLMALQNLPEGFNAYRELSGSAQPGNGRGRAVKCFVAMALLGPVAALAGYFWLAANPPLVSGIMLFAAGGILYSVFQDIAPQAVLKRHWAPPMGAVFGFLLGMLGHMMITHGA comes from the coding sequence ATGACCGACGTTTTGCTGATGATCCTCTTTACCCTGATGGCGGGTCTGGCCATGCCCGCCGGCGCCCTGCTGGCGCAAATTGAGCGTATTCATCCCCACTGGCTGGAAAACGAGTTCCGTCATTCGGTGGTGGCCTTTGGCGGTGGCGCTCTGTTGTCGGCGGTGGCCCTGGTGCTGGTGCCGGAAGGTGCGGCGCGGCTTGAAGCCAGCACGGCGGCGCTGTGTTTTACCGGCGGTGGGCTGGCTTTTATGGTGTTGGATGTGCTGCTGGCGCAGTTTAAAACCCGGGCTGGCCAGCTGGCGGCCATGTTGTCGGATTTTATTCCCGAATCCCTGGCCCTCGGTGCGGCCTTTGCCTATGGCAGCCAGGGCAGTGCCCTGTTGCTGGCGGGGCTGATGGCACTGCAGAACCTGCCGGAAGGCTTTAATGCCTACCGGGAGCTGTCGGGCAGCGCCCAGCCGGGTAACGGCCGGGGGCGGGCGGTGAAATGCTTTGTCGCCATGGCGCTGCTGGGGCCGGTGGCGGCCCTGGCGGGGTATTTTTGGCTGGCCGCCAACCCGCCACTGGTGTCGGGCATCATGCTGTTTGCCGCCGGCGGCATTCTTTATTCGGTGTTTCAGGATATTGCCCCCCAAGCGGTGCTGAAACGCCACTGGGCGCCCCCCATGGGAGCCGTGTTCGGTTTTCTGCTGGGCATGCTGGGTCATATGATGATCACCCACGGCGCCTGA
- the tsaB gene encoding tRNA (adenosine(37)-N6)-threonylcarbamoyltransferase complex dimerization subunit type 1 TsaB, whose amino-acid sequence MSLLLAIDTATEACSAAIWQDGNVLSRYQVAPRGHTELILPMVEKLLAEAGVSLTQLDGLVFGRGPGSFTGVRITLGVAQGLAFGADLPLFGVSNLQALAQGAHRHTGCASVLATIDARMGEIYAGGFTLEAGVMTETEAESVLPPTEFLANCQGQWQQGAGSGFVTYPELTARVDALCDAVPFPEARDMLPQALRDLAAGRGVSAADARPVYLRDKVTWQKLPGR is encoded by the coding sequence ATGAGCCTGTTACTGGCCATCGACACCGCCACCGAAGCCTGCTCTGCCGCGATCTGGCAGGACGGCAATGTACTCAGTCGCTACCAGGTGGCGCCCCGCGGGCATACCGAACTGATCCTGCCCATGGTGGAGAAGCTGCTGGCCGAGGCCGGTGTGAGCCTGACGCAGCTGGACGGTCTGGTCTTTGGCCGTGGCCCCGGCTCCTTTACCGGCGTGCGCATTACCCTGGGCGTGGCCCAGGGGCTGGCCTTTGGCGCCGATTTGCCGCTGTTTGGTGTATCCAACCTGCAGGCCCTGGCCCAGGGGGCGCACCGCCACACCGGCTGTGCGTCTGTGCTGGCCACCATCGACGCCCGCATGGGCGAAATTTACGCCGGCGGTTTTACCCTTGAAGCGGGCGTGATGACCGAAACCGAGGCGGAGAGCGTGCTGCCGCCGACGGAGTTTCTTGCCAACTGCCAGGGTCAGTGGCAGCAGGGCGCCGGCAGCGGCTTTGTCACCTATCCTGAACTGACAGCGCGGGTCGATGCATTGTGTGACGCCGTGCCCTTTCCCGAGGCCCGGGACATGCTGCCCCAGGCGCTGCGGGATCTGGCTGCCGGCAGGGGGGTGAGTGCCGCCGACGCCAGGCCGGTGTATTTGCGAGACAAGGTGACCTGGCAAAAGCTGCCCGGTCGCTGA
- a CDS encoding PhnD/SsuA/transferrin family substrate-binding protein, with the protein MKLYCRALFLLCLLALPARAEHNLTLGVFAYRPKPVMMAMYQPLADYLSAQLPDGRVQLRVLDQDEMETELSRNGLDLVFTNPSHYLLLRSQNALTGVLATQISREQGRATSALGGVILVRRERSELTTLDDLRHRDIAIPGRHFLGGYQAQALELLEAGIMPGSDTRLTAVGGHDAVIAALLKGQVDAGFVRTGILESLPDAQRRRFRVLNPQSLPGFPYAVSTRLYPEWPFLALPRVSMPDIRRIASALMALEHDHPAARAAGIEGFAPPGDYLSVETLARRLRQPPFDVEEEPSLLALWRYYGPWLVFVSVLLLLLSLSLAALVRKHCQVRQSRRAYREQSRKLEEVIWGTGIGTWEWQPAQDRLYCSAQCAAPAGYQRATPGPFGRQQLRALFPARDGAALDQAWQRVEQGDMEQLELELRLRHRRGGYAWVLIKGRVVERHPSGEVVRMSGTLQDISASKRQQAELGENEERLRTMMAFLPMGIALTDRQGGIVHCNVAAERMLGMRHRHRLEAVYANQGWRVLREDGSPMPVQEFASSRALAEGRPVQGVVMALQSASAQRWLEVSATPLGHSRYSLVVAFNDITAQRRADLDLRLAASVFSHTREAIMISDENGTILDVNEAFERITGFARHEVLGKNASLLQGGRHSAAFYAEIWQALAGHGYWQGEVWSRRKSGEQYAQMLNVSRVQDSCGRSQHFVSMFSDITSLLDQQQKLERIAHYDALTGLPNRLLLADRLQQALAGCRRQGGAVGLVYLDLDGFKAVNDSHGHEAGDELLKRLGARMQACLREHDTLARLGGDEFVAVLAGMNGPDDGDEVMARLLASASAPVDLGGGLRVRVSVSLGLAVYPRDGVDADTLMRRADLAMYAAKQDGKHRWQRFADIRQEQLEYELGEA; encoded by the coding sequence ATGGAAACCGAGCTGTCCCGCAATGGCCTGGATCTGGTGTTTACCAACCCCAGTCACTACCTGCTGCTGCGCAGCCAAAATGCCTTGACCGGGGTTTTGGCCACCCAAATCAGCCGTGAGCAGGGCCGGGCCACCAGCGCACTGGGCGGCGTGATCCTGGTACGCCGGGAGCGTAGCGAGCTGACCACGCTGGACGATCTGCGCCATCGTGATATCGCCATTCCCGGCCGGCATTTCCTCGGCGGCTACCAGGCTCAGGCCCTGGAATTGCTGGAGGCCGGTATCATGCCGGGCAGCGACACCCGTCTCACCGCAGTGGGCGGTCACGACGCCGTGATCGCCGCCTTGCTGAAAGGCCAGGTCGATGCGGGCTTTGTGCGCACCGGCATTCTTGAAAGCCTGCCCGACGCCCAGCGGCGCCGGTTCAGAGTGCTCAACCCCCAGAGCCTGCCCGGCTTTCCTTATGCGGTCTCGACCCGGCTGTATCCGGAATGGCCCTTCCTGGCCCTGCCACGGGTATCCATGCCGGATATTCGGCGCATTGCCAGTGCCCTGATGGCGCTGGAGCATGACCACCCCGCCGCTCGGGCCGCGGGCATTGAGGGCTTTGCGCCGCCGGGGGATTACCTGTCGGTGGAAACCCTGGCCCGGCGTCTGCGCCAGCCTCCCTTTGATGTGGAGGAAGAGCCCAGCCTGCTGGCGCTGTGGCGCTACTACGGACCCTGGCTGGTGTTTGTGAGTGTGTTGTTGCTGCTGCTCAGCCTCAGCCTGGCGGCCCTGGTGCGCAAGCACTGCCAGGTGCGCCAGAGCCGCCGAGCCTACCGGGAGCAAAGCCGCAAGCTGGAGGAGGTGATCTGGGGCACCGGCATCGGCACCTGGGAATGGCAGCCGGCTCAGGACCGGCTGTACTGCAGCGCCCAGTGTGCCGCACCGGCGGGCTATCAGCGGGCCACACCGGGGCCCTTTGGCCGCCAGCAATTGCGCGCCCTCTTTCCTGCCCGCGATGGGGCGGCTCTGGATCAGGCCTGGCAGCGGGTAGAGCAGGGCGACATGGAGCAACTGGAGCTGGAGCTGCGTCTGCGTCATCGCCGGGGCGGTTATGCCTGGGTGTTGATCAAGGGCCGAGTGGTTGAGCGGCACCCCTCGGGTGAGGTGGTGCGCATGTCGGGCACCCTGCAGGACATCAGTGCCAGCAAGCGCCAGCAGGCAGAGCTGGGCGAGAACGAAGAGCGGCTGCGTACCATGATGGCCTTTCTGCCCATGGGCATTGCCCTGACCGACCGCCAGGGGGGGATCGTGCATTGCAATGTGGCCGCCGAACGAATGCTGGGCATGCGCCACCGACACCGGCTGGAGGCGGTCTATGCCAACCAGGGCTGGCGCGTGCTGCGCGAAGACGGTAGCCCCATGCCGGTGCAGGAATTCGCCAGCAGCCGGGCCCTGGCCGAAGGCCGGCCGGTGCAGGGGGTGGTGATGGCGCTGCAGTCTGCGTCCGCGCAGCGCTGGCTGGAGGTGAGTGCCACCCCCCTTGGCCACAGCCGTTACAGCCTGGTGGTGGCCTTTAATGACATTACCGCCCAGCGCCGGGCGGATCTGGATCTGCGCCTGGCGGCGAGTGTGTTCAGCCACACGCGGGAGGCCATCATGATCAGCGATGAGAACGGCACCATTCTTGATGTGAACGAGGCCTTTGAACGTATCACCGGCTTTGCGCGCCACGAGGTGCTGGGCAAAAATGCCAGCCTGCTGCAGGGCGGGCGGCACTCCGCCGCGTTTTATGCGGAGATCTGGCAGGCCCTGGCCGGCCATGGCTACTGGCAGGGGGAGGTGTGGAGCCGGCGCAAAAGTGGCGAGCAGTATGCCCAGATGCTGAACGTCAGCCGGGTGCAGGACAGTTGCGGCCGCTCGCAGCATTTTGTCTCCATGTTTTCCGACATTACCTCCTTGCTGGATCAGCAGCAGAAACTGGAGCGCATTGCCCATTACGATGCCCTGACCGGCCTGCCCAACCGCCTGTTGCTGGCGGACCGGCTGCAGCAGGCGCTGGCCGGCTGCCGGCGTCAGGGCGGTGCCGTGGGGCTGGTTTACCTGGATCTGGACGGCTTCAAGGCGGTCAACGACAGTCATGGCCACGAGGCCGGTGACGAACTGCTCAAGCGCCTGGGCGCCCGCATGCAGGCCTGTCTGCGGGAACATGACACCCTGGCCCGCCTGGGCGGTGACGAGTTTGTGGCGGTGCTGGCGGGCATGAACGGACCCGATGACGGCGACGAGGTCATGGCGCGGTTGCTGGCCAGCGCCAGTGCGCCGGTTGACCTGGGCGGCGGGCTGAGGGTACGGGTTTCGGTGAGCCTGGGCCTGGCGGTGTATCCCAGGGACGGCGTGGATGCCGACACCTTGATGCGCCGGGCGGATCTGGCCATGTACGCCGCCAAGCAGGACGGTAAACACCGCTGGCAGCGCTTTGCGGACATTCGCCAGGAGCAGTTGGAATACGAGCTGGGCGAGGCCTGA
- a CDS encoding fumarylacetoacetate hydrolase family protein, with translation MYQHLDQEGFVLPYATGKVVCVGRSYRDHAAELNNPVPEAPLLFIKPATSLVPLDEPLVLPAGQGPVHHELEVALLVGRRLCEAGPAEALNAVVGVGLALDLTLRAVQDELKRKGQPWERAKAFDGSCPMGPFVAPDLLSPLQQLDFSLTVNGTPRQTGNTGLMMWSMAELLAEISQCFTLMPGDIVLTGTPKGVGELQGGDALTLTLDNQFVFEAKVAK, from the coding sequence ATGTACCAACATCTTGATCAGGAAGGTTTTGTGTTGCCCTATGCCACCGGCAAGGTGGTGTGTGTGGGGCGCAGCTACCGGGATCACGCCGCAGAGCTGAACAACCCGGTTCCCGAGGCGCCGCTGTTGTTTATCAAACCCGCTACCAGCCTGGTGCCCCTCGACGAGCCGCTGGTCCTGCCCGCCGGCCAGGGCCCGGTGCATCATGAGCTGGAAGTGGCGCTGCTGGTAGGTCGCCGGCTGTGCGAGGCCGGCCCTGCCGAGGCCCTGAATGCCGTGGTGGGCGTGGGGCTGGCGCTGGATCTGACCTTGCGCGCGGTGCAGGATGAGCTGAAGCGCAAGGGCCAGCCCTGGGAGCGGGCCAAGGCCTTTGACGGCAGTTGCCCCATGGGGCCTTTTGTGGCGCCGGATTTGCTGTCGCCGCTGCAACAACTGGACTTTTCCCTCACCGTTAACGGCACGCCCCGCCAGACCGGTAACACCGGGCTGATGATGTGGTCCATGGCCGAGCTGCTGGCCGAGATCAGTCAGTGCTTTACCCTGATGCCCGGCGACATTGTGCTCACCGGCACTCCCAAAGGGGTAGGGGAGCTGCAGGGCGGCGATGCACTCACCCTGACACTGGACAACCAGTTCGTCTTTGAGGCGAAGGTAGCGAAATAA
- a CDS encoding YcgL domain-containing protein, with protein sequence MLCAVYKSPKKAETYLFVERRDDFSRVPAPLMATFGTPQLAMMINLATKTKLALSDIDKVREGLRTQGFFLQLPPPPENLLKEHLARQAAERGDN encoded by the coding sequence ATGTTGTGTGCAGTGTATAAAAGCCCCAAAAAGGCAGAGACCTATTTGTTTGTTGAACGACGCGACGATTTTTCGCGTGTTCCCGCCCCTCTGATGGCCACCTTTGGTACGCCGCAACTGGCGATGATGATCAATCTGGCCACCAAAACCAAACTGGCGTTGTCGGACATCGACAAGGTACGGGAAGGCTTGAGGACTCAGGGCTTTTTCCTGCAGCTGCCGCCGCCACCGGAAAACCTGCTCAAGGAACACCTCGCCCGCCAGGCCGCCGAGCGCGGCGATAACTAA
- the minC gene encoding septum site-determining protein MinC: MAERGIELKGSSFTLSVLHITSADIAQVKRQLLEKIAQAPEFFRAAPLVINIEKLPEIPDFSALAAAVRELELVPVGVSGILDDTGRAAARAAGLAVMTSGKVPAPAQSPSPALLNQPGTRVHRGPVRSGQQIYAQNGSLVVLGAVSNGAEVIADDSIHVYGALRGRAVAGARGNEHARIYCQQLMPELVSIAGHYQLSDGLQGEQWEQPVSISLAGEQLKLDRI; the protein is encoded by the coding sequence ATGGCGGAGCGTGGCATTGAATTGAAAGGCAGCAGCTTTACCCTGTCGGTGTTGCATATTACCTCGGCGGACATCGCCCAGGTAAAACGCCAGCTGCTGGAAAAAATAGCACAGGCGCCGGAATTTTTCCGCGCTGCACCACTGGTTATCAATATCGAAAAATTGCCGGAGATCCCCGACTTCTCCGCCCTGGCCGCCGCCGTCCGCGAGCTGGAGCTGGTGCCGGTGGGCGTCAGTGGCATTCTCGACGATACCGGACGTGCTGCCGCCCGCGCCGCCGGCCTGGCGGTGATGACCTCCGGCAAGGTACCGGCGCCCGCCCAGTCTCCTTCCCCTGCCCTGCTCAACCAGCCTGGCACCCGAGTACATCGCGGCCCGGTTCGCTCCGGCCAGCAAATTTATGCCCAGAACGGCTCCCTGGTGGTGCTGGGCGCCGTCAGTAACGGCGCCGAAGTCATCGCCGACGACAGCATCCATGTGTACGGCGCCCTGCGGGGCCGGGCCGTGGCCGGCGCCCGGGGCAACGAGCACGCACGCATTTACTGCCAGCAACTGATGCCCGAGCTGGTGTCCATCGCCGGACACTATCAGCTCAGCGACGGACTGCAGGGCGAACAATGGGAACAACCGGTCAGCATTTCTCTGGCGGGCGAACAGCTCAAGCTGGACAGGATCTGA
- the minE gene encoding cell division topological specificity factor MinE: MSLLDYFRSRKNQSSAKIAKERLQIIVAHERSQRDTPDYLPQMKQDILDVIRKYVNIDLEQISVQLDQKGENLSVLELNIMLPEPEDKAAAPSQAES; the protein is encoded by the coding sequence ATGTCTCTACTGGACTATTTCCGCTCAAGAAAGAACCAGAGCAGCGCCAAAATCGCCAAGGAGCGTCTGCAAATTATCGTGGCTCACGAGCGCAGCCAGCGGGATACCCCCGACTACCTGCCGCAGATGAAACAGGATATCCTGGACGTCATTCGCAAGTATGTAAATATCGATCTGGAGCAGATCTCGGTTCAGCTCGATCAGAAAGGGGAAAACCTCTCGGTGCTGGAGCTCAACATCATGCTCCCTGAGCCGGAAGACAAGGCCGCCGCGCCTTCACAAGCCGAAAGCTGA